The following are encoded in a window of Vigna unguiculata cultivar IT97K-499-35 chromosome 8, ASM411807v1, whole genome shotgun sequence genomic DNA:
- the LOC114195559 gene encoding rho GDP-dissociation inhibitor 1, with protein sequence MGFDENKETGEHSEAKDHENETHKNEGEPVSRQVSEASIYGTEEEEEEGSKIQLGPQCTLKEHLEKDKDDESLRRWKEQLLGSVDVNNVAEILDPEVKISSLSIVSPDRDDIVLPIPEDGNPKGLWFTLKEGSQYRLKFTFQVNNNIVSGLKYTNTVWKTGVKVDSTKEMLGTFSPQQEPYTHEMPEETTPSGLFARGSYSAKSKFLDDDNKCYLEINYTFDIRKEWA encoded by the exons ATGGGGTTCGATGAAAACAAAGAAACTGGCGAGCACAGCGAGGCAAAAGATCATGAAAACGAAACTCATAAAAATGAAGGTGAGCCCGTTAGCAGGCAAGTGAGTGAGGCTTCGATCTATGGAACcgaagaagaggaagaggaaggatCCAAGATTCAATTGGGTCCTCAGTGCACTCTTAAAGAACACCTCGAGAAAGATAAG GATGATGAAAGTTTAAGGAGATGGAAGGAACAACTCCTCGGAAGTGTAGATGTGAACAATGTTGCAG AAATTTTGGACCCTGAAGTGAAAATTTCTAGCTTGTCTATTGTCTCTCCTGATAGAGATGACATTGTTCTTCCCATTCCTGAAGATGGGAATCCAAAGGGTTTATGGTTCACTCTAAAGGAAGGTAGTCAATATCGATTGAAATTCACCTTTCAGGTGAACAATAATATCGTGTCTGGCTTAAAATACACCAACACTGTTTGGAAGACTGGTGTGAAGg TGGATAGCACAAAGGAGATGCTTGGAACTTTCAGCCCTCAACAAGAGCCTTACACACATGAGATGCCTGAAGAAACCACACCCTCTGGACTATTTGCAAGAGGATCATATTCTGCAAAATCAAAG TTTCTTGATGATGACAACAAATGCTACTTGGAGATCAACTATACTTTTGATATTAGGAAGGAATGGGCTTGA
- the LOC114194627 gene encoding fasciclin-like arabinogalactan protein 7, whose protein sequence is MEFSTVFIISNIMLLLSSASAKTASPPSLSPTPAPAPAPDFVNLTELLSVAGPFHTFLGYLESTKVIDTFQNQANNTEEGITIFVPKDTAFSSVKKSALSKLTSDQIKQVILFHALPHFYSLADFTKLSETSSTPTFAGGDYTLNFTDNSGTVLISSGWSRTKVSSAVHSTDPVAIYQVDKVLLPEAIFGTDIPPAPAPAPTPDVAPAADSPTEHSADSKASSPSSNLDGSSSHKLLISFGIWANLVLASFAVLVLF, encoded by the coding sequence ATGGAGTTTTCTACGGTTTTCATTATCAGCAACATTATGCTGCTTCTCAGTTCAGCATCTGCAAAAACTGCTAGTCCTCCCTCACTTAGCCCAACTCCAGCACCAGCCCCAGCACCAGACTTTGTGAACCTCACTGAGTTGCTCAGTGTTGCAGGTCCATTTCACACCTTCCTCGGATACCTTGAATCCACCAAAGTGATTGACACTTTCCAAAACCAAGCCAACAACACCGAAGAAGGAATCACCATCTTTGTTCCCAAGGACACTGCCTTCTCATCTGTGAAAAAATCTGCTCTGTCCAAACTCACCTCTGACCAGATAAAGCAAGTGATCCTCTTCCATGCCTTGCCACATTTCTACTCTCTCGCTGACTTCACAAAACTCAGCGAAACCAGCTCCACTCCCACATTTGCTGGAGGAGATTACACTCTGAATTTCACCGATAATTCTGGAACAGTGCTCATCAGTTCAGGATGGTCAAGGACCAAGGTGAGCAGTGCTGTTCATTCCACAGATCCTGTTGCTATATACCAAGTTGACAAGGTGCTGCTTCCTGAGGCAATTTTTGGCACTGATATACCTCCAGCACCTGCTCCAGCACCAACTCCTGATGTTGCTCCAGCTGCAGATTCTCCCACTGAACACAGTGCAGATAGCAAAGCATCTTCTCCATCATCAAATCTTGATGGCTCCTCTTCTCACAAGCTCCTCATCAGCTTTGGAATCTGGGCCAACCTTGTCCTTGCATCTTTTGCCGTGCTGGTGCTCTTCTGA